A section of the Desulfofalx alkaliphila DSM 12257 genome encodes:
- a CDS encoding LL-diaminopimelate aminotransferase, producing the protein MQRAKRIKALDSAIFSEMTRRKQEVESRNIKVINLGIGSPDRNPAPHVIETMKQAMDKPGNFTYPITGKPELHRAVANWYAKRFGVHLDPDNEVLILMGSQDGLGHISLAYINPDDIALVPDPGYPIYSASILLTQGKIYPMPLLAENNYLPKLSDIPPDIAKAAKLMWLNYPNNPVAAVADLGFFEKVVDFAKEYDILVCHDAAYSELAYDGYKPVSFLQVPGAKDVGVEFHSLSKTYNMAGCRCGFVVGNQSVIEALALVKSNIDYGVFSVVQEGAIAALNGPQDSVVENARIYQQRRDVLVDGLSELGWEIPRPKASMFLWAPLPFGYKSSREFAIDLLEKTGVLVIPGIAFGQQGEGYVRIALVQEEELLIESINRIKEKF; encoded by the coding sequence ATGCAAAGGGCAAAAAGGATTAAGGCTTTAGATTCAGCTATTTTTAGCGAAATGACCAGAAGAAAACAAGAGGTGGAATCGAGAAATATTAAAGTAATCAACTTAGGTATTGGCAGTCCTGATCGCAACCCGGCGCCACATGTTATCGAAACAATGAAACAGGCTATGGATAAACCAGGAAACTTTACTTATCCAATTACCGGCAAACCAGAGCTTCATAGGGCTGTGGCAAATTGGTATGCTAAAAGGTTTGGCGTACATCTGGATCCCGACAATGAAGTGCTGATTCTGATGGGCTCACAGGATGGTTTAGGTCATATTTCCCTTGCCTATATCAACCCCGATGATATTGCCCTGGTCCCAGACCCCGGGTATCCCATTTACTCTGCCAGCATATTGTTGACCCAGGGAAAAATCTACCCTATGCCTCTGCTGGCTGAAAATAATTATTTGCCAAAACTAAGTGATATCCCACCGGATATTGCCAAGGCAGCAAAGTTAATGTGGCTAAATTATCCTAACAACCCTGTTGCAGCGGTGGCAGACCTAGGCTTTTTTGAAAAAGTTGTGGATTTTGCCAAGGAGTATGATATATTGGTTTGTCATGATGCGGCCTATTCGGAGCTGGCCTACGATGGATACAAACCGGTTAGCTTCTTACAAGTTCCCGGTGCCAAGGATGTGGGGGTAGAATTTCACTCGCTATCCAAAACCTACAATATGGCCGGATGTCGCTGTGGTTTTGTTGTGGGAAACCAAAGTGTAATAGAAGCCCTGGCCCTGGTTAAGTCAAACATCGATTATGGGGTATTTAGCGTGGTACAAGAGGGTGCCATTGCAGCACTTAATGGCCCACAAGATTCGGTGGTTGAAAATGCTCGTATTTATCAGCAGCGAAGGGATGTGTTAGTTGATGGGCTGTCAGAATTGGGCTGGGAAATCCCCAGACCGAAGGCATCTATGTTTTTGTGGGCACCACTGCCCTTTGGCTACAAATCATCCCGTGAATTTGCAATTGATTTGCTGGAGAAAACAGGGGTGTTAGTAATTCCGGGCATTGCCTTTGGCCAGCAGGGAGAAGGTTATGTGCGTATTGCTTTGGTGCAAGAAGAAGAGCTGTTGATAGAGAGCATTAACAGAATCAAAGAAAAATTTTAG
- a CDS encoding translation initiation factor 2, which yields MVEHNIYLQSKEEISKSEYIIYLQNKVQELEDKVEQLRLSRRVLMNLIEKIEREKNSLMEKLERENKKLHKSNYRYAKRLLNQNLLIAELQSKLSNSN from the coding sequence GTGGTAGAACACAATATCTACCTTCAAAGCAAAGAAGAAATAAGCAAAAGTGAGTATATTATTTACCTGCAGAACAAGGTACAAGAATTGGAGGATAAGGTTGAGCAGTTAAGACTAAGCCGCAGGGTATTGATGAATTTAATTGAAAAGATAGAACGTGAAAAGAATAGCTTAATGGAAAAATTAGAAAGAGAAAATAAAAAATTGCATAAAAGTAATTATCGATACGCCAAAAGACTGCTTAACCAAAACCTGCTAATTGCAGAGCTGCAATCTAAATTGTCAAATTCAAATTAA
- the cobU gene encoding bifunctional adenosylcobinamide kinase/adenosylcobinamide-phosphate guanylyltransferase, with translation MGKDNLIVVIGGARSGKSKFAENLAAGLGKNVTYIATAAVVDSEMANKIAQLKSRRPKHWHTIEETLEIVDIVGELGQKADVILVDCLTVWLSNLLLNSTSAGPSLSWPKKESYILNEVERLSRTAKECQATVIIVTNEISLGLLPDNKLGRAFRDVTGAANQIIARYADKVYLTVAGIPVELKSLTHR, from the coding sequence GTGGGTAAAGATAACCTTATAGTTGTTATCGGCGGGGCGCGTAGTGGGAAAAGCAAATTTGCAGAAAACTTAGCAGCCGGCTTGGGCAAAAATGTTACTTATATAGCCACTGCGGCTGTGGTAGACAGTGAGATGGCCAATAAGATCGCCCAATTGAAGTCAAGAAGGCCTAAACATTGGCATACCATTGAAGAAACCTTAGAAATAGTAGATATTGTAGGTGAACTGGGACAAAAAGCTGACGTTATTCTGGTGGACTGTTTAACGGTTTGGCTGTCAAATTTACTGCTAAACTCAACAAGTGCCGGCCCAAGTTTATCTTGGCCAAAGAAGGAAAGCTACATTTTAAATGAGGTAGAAAGATTGTCTCGGACAGCTAAAGAATGCCAGGCTACAGTTATTATTGTAACCAATGAGATAAGTCTTGGTTTGTTACCTGATAATAAATTAGGCCGCGCCTTTCGTGATGTGACGGGTGCCGCAAATCAAATCATTGCAAGGTACGCTGATAAGGTTTATCTTACTGTGGCAGGTATTCCTGTGGAACTAAAATCTCTTACCCACAGGTAG
- the recA gene encoding recombinase RecA has protein sequence MSDKLEALQNALDHIERNFGKGSIMKLGEANTKLKVGKIPTGCLSLDIALGVGGVPRGRIVEIFGAESSGKTTIALHIIAQAQKSGGIAALIDAEHALDPTYAQALGVDIENLLISQPDTGEQGLDICEALVKSGAVDVVVIDSVAALVPKAEIEGEMGDSHVGLQARLMSQALRKLTGVISKSKTCVIFINQLREKIGVMFGNPETTPGGRALKFYSSVRVEVRRGEPIKQGTEIYGNRTKIKIVKNKVAPPFKLAEFDIMYGEGISREGSILDVAAEHKIVQKSGAWYSYNETRLGQGRENAKEYLKQHPEITDEIEQMVYKKLNIEAAGKDDNEVNNVEDAKK, from the coding sequence TTGTCAGATAAACTTGAGGCACTACAAAATGCCCTGGATCATATCGAACGTAACTTTGGTAAAGGCTCAATTATGAAATTGGGTGAAGCCAACACCAAGCTTAAGGTTGGAAAAATACCCACGGGCTGCCTTTCCTTGGATATTGCCCTAGGTGTTGGTGGAGTCCCCCGTGGAAGAATTGTAGAAATTTTTGGGGCTGAATCATCGGGTAAAACAACCATAGCCTTGCACATTATAGCACAGGCCCAAAAGTCCGGTGGAATAGCTGCATTAATAGACGCTGAACATGCCCTTGACCCCACCTATGCCCAGGCTTTAGGAGTAGATATTGAAAACTTGCTAATATCACAGCCGGATACCGGTGAACAAGGCTTGGATATTTGTGAAGCCTTGGTGAAAAGCGGTGCTGTGGATGTGGTTGTGATTGATTCGGTGGCAGCACTGGTACCTAAAGCAGAAATAGAGGGGGAAATGGGCGACTCCCATGTGGGTTTACAGGCCCGTCTAATGTCACAGGCCTTAAGAAAGCTCACCGGCGTAATCAGCAAATCAAAAACCTGCGTAATATTTATTAACCAATTAAGGGAAAAGATAGGTGTAATGTTTGGCAATCCGGAAACTACACCGGGTGGACGTGCATTGAAGTTTTATTCTTCAGTGCGTGTAGAGGTACGTAGGGGCGAGCCAATTAAACAGGGTACTGAAATTTATGGTAACCGTACTAAAATAAAAATTGTAAAGAATAAGGTTGCACCGCCCTTTAAACTTGCTGAATTTGATATTATGTATGGGGAAGGAATTTCACGGGAAGGCAGTATCCTGGACGTGGCAGCAGAACATAAAATAGTACAAAAAAGTGGGGCTTGGTATTCCTATAATGAAACACGTTTGGGCCAAGGACGAGAGAATGCTAAGGAATACTTAAAGCAGCATCCGGAAATAACCGATGAAATCGAGCAAATGGTTTATAAAAAGCTTAATATCGAGGCAGCCGGCAAAGATGATAATGAAGTAAACAATGTAGAAGATGCAAAAAAATAG
- a CDS encoding TIGR00282 family metallophosphoesterase, whose translation MRVLMIGDVVGRAGRRAVKDCLPSLKVELGINFVIANGENAAGGNGITKTVANELFSYGVDMLTMGNHVWNKKEIYEYLPKESRIIRPANYPPGAPGNGYNIYTVNKGVRIAVINLVGRVFMPEVDCPFRKADQLIEEIGDRADLILVDFHAEATSEKVAMGWYLDGRVTALVGTHTHVQTADERILPGGTAYITDLGMTGPRNSVIGVRTDIILRKFKTGLPQRFEVANTDYQFNAVVISIDEYTLRATDIMRVFNFE comes from the coding sequence TTGCGAGTTTTAATGATCGGGGATGTTGTTGGCCGGGCAGGACGCCGGGCTGTTAAGGATTGTCTGCCCAGCTTAAAGGTTGAGCTGGGTATTAACTTTGTCATAGCAAATGGTGAGAATGCAGCTGGGGGAAACGGTATAACAAAAACCGTTGCCAATGAACTGTTCTCATATGGTGTAGATATGCTGACCATGGGAAACCATGTATGGAATAAAAAAGAGATATATGAATACCTTCCTAAAGAAAGTCGTATTATTAGACCGGCAAACTATCCGCCGGGCGCCCCGGGTAATGGGTATAATATCTATACTGTTAATAAGGGTGTTAGAATTGCGGTAATTAATTTAGTGGGCAGAGTATTTATGCCGGAGGTTGATTGCCCTTTTCGTAAAGCTGACCAACTTATTGAAGAAATTGGTGATAGGGCAGACTTAATATTGGTGGATTTTCATGCTGAAGCCACCTCTGAAAAAGTGGCCATGGGATGGTACCTGGATGGTAGGGTAACTGCCCTTGTGGGCACCCACACCCATGTGCAAACTGCTGATGAGAGAATACTGCCAGGGGGCACCGCATATATAACTGATTTAGGTATGACAGGTCCGCGAAACTCAGTTATTGGTGTTAGAACAGATATAATTCTGCGTAAGTTTAAAACCGGTTTGCCCCAACGGTTTGAGGTGGCCAATACCGACTATCAGTTTAATGCAGTGGTAATTAGTATAGATGAATATACACTGCGGGCCACTGATATAATGCGTGTTTTTAATTTTGAATAA
- the eam gene encoding glutamate 2,3-aminomutase has translation MAVNLLNENKFTKKEKYKIALKRAEELKGRISDYLINKESIYTGFDLQHDINKRKEKLLKLFNATEEQWNDWKWQMANRIRDIETLSAIFDIDEKDLEDITKVGNKFRWAISPYYASLMEYNTKDPIWLQAVPSREELCDKSGVDDPMAEEFTSPAPAITRRYPDRLIINVTNQCAMYCRHCQRRRNIGEVDKHKPKKMLEESLAYIRANKEIRDVLITGGDALLLSDSMIDWLLGELDKIEHVEIKRLGTRTLVTMPQRITPQLCSIIEKHPPIYINTQFNHPREITPEAKQACDMLIKAGAVLGNQAVLLKGVNNNPHIMKKLNHQLLKIRVRPYYIFHAKQVTGTKHFITSVDEGLEIIDKLRGYTSGLAVPTYIINAPNGYGKTPILPQYVINKTDKDITIRTWEKRVMHCKVN, from the coding sequence ATGGCTGTAAATTTATTGAATGAAAACAAATTTACAAAAAAAGAAAAATACAAGATTGCCCTCAAAAGAGCAGAAGAGTTGAAGGGTAGAATTAGTGATTATTTAATTAATAAGGAATCCATATACACAGGATTCGATCTGCAACACGATATTAACAAACGTAAGGAAAAATTGTTGAAGCTATTTAATGCCACTGAGGAACAGTGGAATGATTGGAAATGGCAAATGGCTAACCGTATAAGAGACATAGAGACACTGTCTGCTATATTTGATATTGATGAAAAAGATTTGGAGGACATTACAAAGGTTGGCAATAAGTTTCGCTGGGCTATCTCGCCTTATTATGCCAGTTTGATGGAATATAATACCAAAGATCCCATTTGGTTACAGGCAGTGCCTTCAAGGGAGGAGTTATGCGACAAAAGTGGCGTTGATGATCCCATGGCTGAGGAATTTACTTCTCCGGCTCCGGCTATCACACGAAGGTATCCCGATAGGTTAATCATTAATGTCACCAATCAATGTGCAATGTATTGCCGTCATTGCCAGAGAAGACGTAACATTGGTGAAGTAGACAAACACAAACCCAAAAAGATGTTAGAAGAATCACTGGCCTACATTCGTGCCAATAAAGAAATAAGAGATGTGTTAATTACCGGCGGTGATGCACTGTTACTCTCTGACAGTATGATAGATTGGTTATTAGGTGAATTGGATAAAATTGAACATGTGGAAATAAAGCGTTTGGGCACAAGGACCCTTGTTACTATGCCACAGCGCATTACACCGCAATTGTGTAGCATAATAGAAAAACACCCTCCCATTTATATAAATACTCAATTTAATCACCCCAGAGAAATAACTCCAGAAGCAAAGCAAGCCTGTGATATGTTAATTAAAGCCGGTGCAGTACTAGGAAATCAGGCTGTACTATTGAAAGGTGTTAATAACAATCCGCATATAATGAAAAAATTAAACCATCAATTATTAAAGATAAGAGTTCGACCCTATTATATATTCCATGCAAAACAGGTAACCGGCACAAAACATTTTATAACCTCAGTGGATGAAGGCCTGGAAATAATTGATAAGTTAAGGGGCTATACCTCTGGACTTGCGGTGCCTACCTATATTATTAATGCCCCCAATGGTTACGGCAAAACACCGATTTTGCCCCAGTATGTAATAAATAAAACAGACAAAGATATTACCATACGCACCTGGGAAAAAAGGGTAATGCACTGTAAAGTTAATTAA
- a CDS encoding PHP domain-containing protein — MAADLHIHTTISDGSDTPEQVVNRALELGLQYIAITDHDIVDGVNLARIEARGKGIEVLAGVEISCFYGENEIHVLGYFKQPNHPELLAVLDEMRDYRLIRAQKIIDKLSGLGLNIKWERVQELAGEGSLGRPHIADALVEKGFIPNRETAFKKYIGRGCSAYVPRKKISPVDAIKLISRAGGVPVLAHPGTGECGYILPELIEHGLKGLEVWHPHHSPIQRQYYLKQCQEKGLIPTGGSDYHGAKHHSCNCLGSVTAPMESVRRIKELLK; from the coding sequence ATGGCTGCCGATCTACATATACATACAACAATATCCGACGGTTCAGATACCCCTGAGCAAGTTGTTAATCGGGCACTGGAATTGGGATTGCAATATATCGCTATTACCGATCATGACATTGTAGACGGTGTAAACCTTGCCCGTATAGAAGCCAGGGGAAAGGGAATAGAAGTACTGGCCGGTGTAGAAATCAGTTGTTTCTACGGGGAAAATGAAATACATGTGCTTGGATATTTTAAACAACCGAATCATCCTGAATTACTTGCTGTACTGGATGAGATGCGTGACTATCGTTTGATAAGGGCACAAAAAATCATAGACAAGCTATCTGGTTTAGGGCTAAATATTAAATGGGAAAGAGTGCAAGAGTTGGCAGGGGAAGGTTCATTGGGAAGACCGCATATTGCAGATGCACTGGTGGAAAAAGGTTTTATACCTAACCGGGAGACTGCTTTTAAAAAGTATATTGGGCGTGGATGTTCAGCCTATGTGCCCCGAAAAAAGATATCCCCTGTGGATGCCATCAAGTTGATATCTAGGGCCGGTGGAGTGCCGGTTTTGGCCCACCCGGGTACAGGTGAGTGCGGTTATATATTACCCGAGTTAATTGAGCATGGGTTAAAGGGCTTGGAAGTATGGCACCCCCATCACAGTCCAATACAGAGACAGTATTATTTAAAACAGTGTCAGGAGAAAGGCTTGATCCCCACAGGTGGCTCAGATTATCATGGTGCAAAGCACCATTCATGTAATTGTTTGGGGTCAGTTACAGCTCCTATGGAGTCGGTGAGACGCATAAAAGAATTACTAAAATAA
- a CDS encoding YtrH family sporulation protein yields the protein MTFEQKMVIIFFTALGVVLGAALIGSASSIMVRQPPVTTMVRIAGEIKIWAIVAAIGGTFTAIEVLESGIFDGEFRAVIKQLLYVLSGFAGAQVGYFLILYLAGGNN from the coding sequence ATGACCTTTGAGCAGAAGATGGTCATCATTTTTTTTACTGCTTTGGGGGTGGTGCTTGGCGCCGCTCTCATAGGTTCTGCTTCTTCAATAATGGTGCGTCAACCTCCGGTCACCACAATGGTAAGAATTGCCGGTGAGATAAAAATTTGGGCCATTGTTGCTGCAATTGGAGGTACTTTCACTGCCATTGAAGTTCTAGAATCCGGTATATTTGACGGGGAATTTAGAGCGGTAATTAAACAACTTTTATATGTATTGAGTGGCTTTGCCGGGGCACAGGTGGGATATTTTTTAATATTGTATTTAGCGGGTGGTAACAATTGA
- a CDS encoding histidine kinase: MEEYLRARVPWSTEPSLSTKTEEVGIDFDSFIEGLKNDKTDAEMAQEFGVTEKTIGHLRHHFITRGIGSIMGQD, translated from the coding sequence ATGGAAGAGTACTTGCGAGCCAGGGTACCATGGAGCACTGAACCAAGTTTATCTACTAAAACAGAAGAAGTGGGTATAGATTTTGATTCCTTTATTGAAGGTCTAAAAAACGATAAGACAGATGCTGAGATGGCTCAAGAATTTGGTGTAACCGAAAAAACAATCGGCCACCTAAGACATCATTTTATTACCAGAGGCATTGGATCAATTATGGGTCAAGATTAA
- the rny gene encoding ribonuclease Y, producing MTTNPQALVLFAILALAFGLVAGYFIRKHLAEAKIATAEAEAKKIVDDAIRQAEAKKREAILESKEETLRFRNEVEKEYKERRSELQRLERRLIQKEETLDRKTEANEKKEETLQRKEVEIEKTKNEINRILERQLSELERISGLTSEEARQILLADIEKEIQYDAALMIKEAENKAKEEADKRARDIISLAIQRCAADHVAEATVAVVPLPNDEMKGRIIGREGRNIRSFETLTGIDLIIDDTPEAVIVSGFDPIRREVARVALERLISDGRIHPARIEEMVEKAQKDVDTQIREAGEQATFETGVHGLHPELVKLLGRLKFRTSYGQNVLKHSIEVCHLAGLMASELGIDMQIAKRAGLLHDIGKAVDHEVEGPHVAIGVNLCQKYKENPEVIHAVAAHHGDEEPKTIEAVLVQAADAVSAARPGARRETLESYIKRLQKLEEIANSFDGVEKSFAIQAGREIRIMVKPDKVDDIAAVKIVREIAKRIENELDYPGQIKVVIIRETRVVEYAK from the coding sequence ATGACCACAAATCCACAGGCTTTAGTATTATTCGCTATTCTAGCCTTAGCATTTGGATTAGTTGCGGGCTATTTTATACGCAAACACCTGGCTGAAGCAAAAATTGCCACTGCCGAGGCAGAAGCAAAAAAAATAGTTGATGATGCCATAAGACAGGCTGAAGCAAAGAAAAGAGAAGCTATACTTGAGTCTAAAGAAGAAACCTTAAGATTTCGTAATGAAGTAGAAAAAGAATATAAAGAAAGAAGAAGTGAATTACAACGACTGGAAAGGCGTTTAATACAAAAAGAAGAAACGCTGGATCGAAAAACTGAGGCTAATGAAAAGAAAGAAGAAACGTTACAGCGTAAAGAAGTTGAAATTGAAAAAACGAAAAATGAAATTAACCGAATACTAGAACGTCAGTTATCCGAACTGGAGCGCATTTCAGGACTTACTTCTGAAGAAGCTCGGCAAATATTACTTGCAGATATCGAAAAAGAAATACAATATGATGCTGCACTTATGATTAAAGAGGCTGAAAACAAGGCCAAGGAAGAAGCAGATAAAAGGGCAAGAGATATCATATCCCTGGCCATTCAAAGATGTGCTGCTGATCATGTGGCAGAAGCAACAGTAGCTGTGGTTCCATTACCAAACGATGAAATGAAGGGTCGGATTATTGGGCGAGAAGGGCGTAATATCAGGTCCTTTGAAACCCTTACAGGAATTGATTTGATTATTGATGATACGCCGGAAGCAGTAATTGTATCCGGTTTTGATCCAATTAGACGTGAAGTGGCTCGTGTAGCTTTAGAAAGGCTAATTTCAGATGGGCGAATTCACCCTGCCAGAATTGAAGAGATGGTAGAAAAGGCCCAAAAGGATGTAGACACACAAATTCGCGAAGCAGGTGAACAAGCCACCTTTGAAACCGGAGTACATGGTTTGCATCCTGAATTGGTTAAGTTGTTAGGAAGGTTAAAGTTTCGCACCAGTTATGGACAAAATGTGCTTAAACACTCCATTGAAGTGTGTCACCTTGCAGGTTTAATGGCTTCTGAATTAGGTATCGATATGCAAATTGCTAAACGCGCAGGACTACTTCATGATATCGGAAAGGCCGTGGACCACGAAGTTGAAGGACCACACGTGGCCATTGGTGTAAACCTTTGTCAGAAATACAAGGAAAATCCGGAGGTTATCCATGCTGTGGCGGCGCACCATGGCGATGAGGAGCCAAAAACCATTGAAGCGGTGCTGGTTCAAGCAGCCGATGCTGTTTCCGCTGCAAGGCCAGGAGCACGTAGGGAAACATTGGAATCTTATATTAAACGTTTGCAAAAACTAGAGGAAATTGCTAACTCCTTTGATGGTGTAGAAAAGTCCTTTGCTATTCAAGCCGGTAGAGAAATCCGCATTATGGTAAAACCAGACAAGGTGGATGACATAGCGGCTGTTAAAATAGTACGCGAAATTGCAAAACGGATTGAAAATGAGTTGGACTACCCCGGTCAAATTAAAGTAGTTATTATACGGGAAACCCGTGTGGTGGAATATGCAAAATAG
- a CDS encoding regulatory protein RecX → MADDVYKKAKNYALRVLTYRQRTKQEMIDKLHQKGYKADIIKDVITFLQEYQFIDDYKYACQWVEYRLKTKPMGARGIKYQLKKRGIDDEIIEKALSTVTPETELELARQLVSKAKRTGDKPPSYRKLAAMLQRRGFEYYTIKNVLSEVERQ, encoded by the coding sequence TTGGCTGATGATGTCTATAAGAAAGCAAAAAACTATGCTTTAAGGGTACTAACCTATCGACAACGCACAAAACAAGAAATGATAGATAAACTGCACCAAAAAGGATACAAGGCCGACATCATTAAGGACGTTATAACTTTTTTACAGGAATATCAGTTTATTGATGACTATAAATATGCTTGCCAGTGGGTAGAGTACCGTCTAAAAACAAAACCCATGGGAGCAAGGGGGATAAAATACCAATTAAAAAAACGGGGTATTGATGATGAAATTATAGAAAAAGCCTTAAGCACAGTGACACCGGAAACCGAACTTGAACTGGCCCGGCAACTGGTAAGTAAGGCAAAAAGAACCGGTGATAAACCACCTTCATACAGAAAATTGGCAGCAATGCTACAGCGCCGCGGATTTGAATACTATACCATTAAAAATGTATTGTCCGAAGTAGAGAGGCAATAA
- a CDS encoding stage V sporulation protein S: MEVLKVSAKSNPNSVAGALAGVLRENGCAEMQAIGAGALNQAVKAVAIARGFVAPSGVDLICIPAFTDIIIDGEERTAIKLIVEPR, translated from the coding sequence ATGGAAGTATTAAAAGTTTCAGCAAAATCTAACCCAAATTCTGTAGCCGGAGCTCTGGCCGGAGTATTAAGGGAAAATGGATGTGCAGAAATGCAGGCTATTGGCGCCGGGGCATTAAATCAAGCAGTTAAAGCAGTAGCGATCGCAAGAGGTTTTGTTGCACCCAGCGGGGTAGACCTGATCTGCATTCCTGCTTTTACAGACATTATTATTGACGGTGAAGAAAGAACAGCAATCAAGTTGATTGTAGAACCTCGATAA
- a CDS encoding HD domain-containing protein, protein MCWIRIKQFISAICSKLNDQDRSFITKILNTKEQDLFYQMDIPTQRHCLNVSYHCLAMLEKSPKIKGPVLIKAALLHDCGKKKGEVKTWHRVVIVLTRRLAPKLAYKLTKYGEKGELGSLGRAFFIQQTHDVRGAQFAQSIGVNDQVVYLIRNHHCKIRNASKELIILQEADSKY, encoded by the coding sequence ATGTGCTGGATTAGAATTAAGCAATTTATTTCAGCAATTTGCAGCAAACTTAATGATCAAGACAGAAGCTTTATTACTAAAATATTAAATACTAAGGAACAAGACCTTTTTTATCAAATGGATATTCCTACACAAAGACATTGCCTTAACGTGTCTTATCACTGCCTGGCTATGTTAGAAAAAAGCCCCAAGATTAAGGGGCCGGTATTAATCAAAGCAGCATTATTACACGATTGCGGCAAAAAAAAAGGAGAAGTAAAAACATGGCATCGTGTCGTAATCGTACTAACACGACGCCTGGCTCCTAAATTAGCATATAAATTAACCAAGTATGGCGAGAAGGGTGAGTTGGGTTCGCTGGGGAGGGCTTTTTTTATTCAGCAGACACATGATGTCAGAGGTGCCCAATTTGCCCAGTCAATTGGTGTAAACGACCAGGTGGTATATTTAATCCGCAATCACCATTGCAAGATAAGAAATGCTTCAAAAGAATTAATAATTTTACAAGAGGCAGACAGCAAATATTAG
- a CDS encoding dipeptidase has product MDYLSLHKKLLVVDAHCDTLTVLQPQNRKLGEYSTKGQVDLQRLAKGGVNVQFFAIFISPDYGEGRGIERALELIDFFYKECENSYNPIKLATNRNDIIGAVEDGKIAAVLAIEGGEALGGKLHMLSIYHRLGVRCLTLTWNGRNSIADGVGERRTNGGLTKFGVQVIKEMNRLGMLIDVSHLSEAGFWDVIKVTEQPVVATHSNCYALCKHPRNLTDEQIKAIAKGNGVVGLTLVPDFIDGEGQANLEKFLDHFDHIADLVGVDYIGLGSDFDGVDTTIIEVRCCADLPNITSGLLKRGYKESDIGKILGGNFMRVFDEVTKVSQPKRRRC; this is encoded by the coding sequence ATGGATTATCTTTCATTACATAAAAAGTTATTGGTTGTGGATGCCCATTGTGATACCTTAACAGTACTCCAGCCGCAAAACAGAAAGTTAGGAGAGTATTCCACCAAAGGCCAGGTCGATTTGCAGCGGTTGGCAAAGGGTGGAGTTAATGTTCAATTTTTTGCTATATTTATTTCCCCTGACTATGGAGAAGGGCGTGGAATAGAACGGGCACTTGAATTGATTGATTTTTTTTATAAGGAATGTGAAAATAGTTACAATCCTATTAAATTAGCTACAAATAGAAATGATATAATAGGGGCAGTAGAAGATGGTAAAATAGCGGCTGTATTAGCCATAGAAGGGGGCGAAGCCCTGGGCGGGAAATTACACATGCTTTCAATTTATCACCGCCTGGGTGTGCGCTGCCTTACTCTTACCTGGAACGGGCGCAACAGTATTGCCGATGGGGTTGGTGAACGGAGGACCAACGGGGGGCTGACAAAATTTGGTGTGCAGGTAATAAAAGAGATGAATAGACTGGGAATGTTAATTGATGTTTCACACCTTTCGGAAGCCGGTTTTTGGGATGTTATTAAGGTCACTGAACAACCGGTGGTGGCCACACATTCCAATTGCTATGCATTGTGCAAGCACCCCAGAAACTTGACTGATGAACAGATTAAAGCAATTGCCAAGGGCAATGGTGTGGTGGGCTTAACCCTAGTGCCGGATTTTATTGACGGGGAAGGACAGGCCAATCTTGAGAAATTTCTTGATCATTTTGACCATATAGCGGATTTAGTAGGTGTAGATTACATCGGTTTAGGCAGTGATTTTGACGGGGTGGACACAACAATTATTGAAGTACGCTGCTGTGCTGACTTACCTAACATTACCTCTGGATTGTTAAAAAGAGGTTATAAAGAATCAGATATAGGTAAAATTTTAGGTGGGAACTTTATGCGGGTCTTTGATGAAGTGACAAAAGTAAGCCAACCTAAACGGAGGCGATGCTGA